A genomic window from Dechloromonas sp. A34 includes:
- a CDS encoding TatD family hydrolase produces MLIDTHCHLDAAEFDADRDAVQAEALAAGVERIVVPAVAVDSFPKLKAAVERYPGCVAAYGIHPLYVMQAKETDLGILRDWLIREKPVAIGEIGLDYYVGESDPARQEFFYVEQLKLAREFNLPVLLHVRRAVDDILKHLRRIAVPGGIAHAFNGSRQQAEAFIGLGFKLGFGGAMTYSGSTRIRQLAATLPLESIVLETDAPDIPPAWLNRGRNAPAELLPMARTLSELRGLSLAEVAAATSVNARQLFPGL; encoded by the coding sequence ATGCTGATCGACACCCACTGTCACCTCGACGCGGCCGAGTTCGATGCCGATCGCGACGCGGTGCAGGCAGAGGCGCTGGCCGCCGGGGTGGAACGCATCGTCGTGCCGGCTGTGGCGGTGGACAGTTTTCCCAAACTCAAAGCTGCGGTCGAGCGCTATCCCGGCTGCGTTGCGGCCTACGGCATTCATCCTCTCTATGTCATGCAGGCGAAGGAAACGGACCTTGGCATTCTGCGCGACTGGCTGATCAGGGAAAAGCCGGTGGCCATCGGCGAAATCGGGCTCGACTATTACGTTGGCGAGAGCGACCCGGCGCGTCAGGAATTCTTCTATGTCGAGCAGCTCAAATTGGCCCGCGAGTTCAATCTGCCGGTGCTGCTCCACGTCCGGCGGGCGGTCGACGACATCCTCAAGCATCTGCGTCGCATCGCCGTGCCCGGTGGCATCGCCCATGCCTTCAACGGCAGCCGGCAACAGGCTGAAGCTTTCATCGGGCTCGGTTTCAAGCTCGGCTTCGGTGGCGCGATGACTTATAGCGGTTCGACGCGCATTCGCCAACTGGCGGCGACCCTGCCGCTCGAATCCATCGTCCTCGAAACCGATGCCCCGGACATCCCGCCGGCCTGGCTCAATCGTGGCCGCAATGCCCCGGCCGAGTTGCTGCCGATGGCCCGGACGCTGTCCGAGCTGCGCGGCCTGAGCCTGGCCGAGGTCGCGGCGGCGACCAGCGTCAACGCCAGACAGTTGTTTCCCGGACTTTGA
- a CDS encoding D-amino acid dehydrogenase, with amino-acid sequence MKVLVLGAGVVGTASAWYLAQAGHQVTVVDRQPVAGNETSFANGGQISVSHAEPWANPNVLPRLGKWLGREDAPLLWRWRADPAQFAWGLRFLGECLPGRTRRNMAAIVALSLYSRRRLQQLRAELGLQYDQLERGILHIYTDRQEYAMAVEATAVMRQFGLDRESIDVERCLEIEPALADARHLLVGGDYTISDESGDAHKFTRALAERAQVAGVEFRHNLSIERIAPGGRQIAGILANGEGGPELLTADAYVVALGSYSPLLVKPLGISLPVFPAKGYSATLKLLNGAPAPSVSLTDDERKLVFSRLGDRLRIAGTAEFNGYNLELNAVRCQALMQRVRQLFPRLEVEGEPEFWCGLRPATPSNVPCIGRTRYSNLWLNTGHGTLGWTMACGSGAALADLISGRRPEPEFPFRRC; translated from the coding sequence TTGAAAGTTCTCGTCCTGGGCGCCGGCGTCGTCGGCACGGCGAGCGCGTGGTATCTGGCCCAGGCCGGGCATCAGGTCACCGTGGTGGACCGCCAGCCGGTGGCCGGCAACGAAACCAGCTTTGCCAATGGCGGCCAGATATCGGTCTCGCATGCCGAACCCTGGGCCAATCCAAACGTCCTGCCCCGGCTAGGAAAATGGCTGGGGCGCGAGGATGCCCCCCTGCTCTGGCGCTGGCGGGCCGACCCGGCCCAGTTTGCCTGGGGCCTGCGTTTCCTCGGCGAGTGCCTGCCCGGGCGGACGCGCCGCAACATGGCCGCCATCGTCGCCCTCTCGCTCTACAGCCGGCGCCGGCTGCAGCAACTGCGCGCGGAATTGGGGCTGCAGTACGACCAGCTCGAACGCGGCATCCTGCACATCTATACCGACCGCCAGGAGTACGCGATGGCCGTCGAGGCGACCGCCGTCATGCGTCAGTTCGGGCTCGACAGGGAAAGCATCGATGTCGAGCGCTGCCTCGAGATCGAGCCGGCGCTGGCCGATGCCCGGCATCTGCTGGTCGGTGGCGACTACACCATCTCCGACGAATCCGGCGACGCCCACAAATTCACCCGCGCCCTGGCCGAGCGGGCACAGGTGGCGGGGGTCGAGTTCCGGCATAACCTGAGCATCGAGCGCATCGCGCCGGGGGGCAGGCAGATCGCCGGCATCCTGGCCAATGGCGAAGGCGGACCAGAACTGCTCACCGCCGATGCCTACGTCGTCGCCCTCGGCAGCTACTCGCCCTTGCTCGTCAAGCCGCTCGGCATCAGCCTGCCGGTCTTTCCCGCCAAGGGCTATTCGGCCACGCTGAAACTGCTCAACGGCGCGCCAGCGCCGAGCGTCAGCCTGACCGACGACGAACGCAAGCTGGTTTTCTCGCGCCTCGGCGATCGCCTGCGCATCGCCGGCACCGCCGAATTCAACGGCTACAACCTCGAACTCAACGCTGTGCGCTGCCAGGCACTGATGCAGCGCGTCCGCCAGCTCTTCCCTCGCCTCGAAGTTGAAGGCGAGCCGGAGTTCTGGTGCGGCCTGCGCCCGGCCACGCCGTCCAACGTCCCGTGCATCGGGCGGACCCGTTACAGCAATCTGTGGCTTAACACCGGCCACGGCACGCTGGGCTGGACCATGGCCTGCGGCTCGGGCGCGGCGCTCGCCGACCTGATCAGCGGCCGGCGCCCGGAACCGGAATTTCCCTTCCGGCGATGCTGA
- the napH gene encoding quinol dehydrogenase ferredoxin subunit NapH, with the protein MSEHRTGAEAVASKGWLRAHRWLILRRLSQFAILALFMLGPLAGVWLVKGNLAYSYTLSFLPLTDPYVVLQSAMTGHLPESLGLIGVAIVLAFYLLVGGRVYCSWVCPVNLVTDAAGWLRGRLGIKGSVHLGRATRYWILGMTLVGSALTGTVLWELINPVSMLHRGLIFGLGAAWMVVLSVFLFDLFVMSRGWCGHLCPVGAFYSLLGRWSPLRVAAPARAACNDCMDCFEVCPEPQVIRPALKGEDKGVGPVILAANCTNCGRCIDVCSKEVFTFGLRFHNPPSTRLPQ; encoded by the coding sequence ATGAGTGAGCACCGCACCGGAGCCGAGGCCGTCGCCAGCAAGGGCTGGCTGCGCGCCCACCGCTGGCTGATCCTGCGCCGCCTGTCGCAATTCGCCATCCTCGCCCTTTTCATGCTCGGCCCGCTGGCCGGGGTCTGGTTGGTCAAGGGCAATCTCGCCTACAGCTACACTCTGAGCTTCCTGCCGCTGACCGACCCCTATGTCGTGCTGCAGTCGGCGATGACCGGTCACCTGCCCGAAAGCCTTGGCTTGATCGGGGTCGCCATCGTGCTCGCCTTCTACCTGCTGGTCGGCGGCCGGGTCTATTGCAGCTGGGTCTGCCCGGTCAATCTGGTGACCGATGCCGCCGGCTGGCTGCGTGGCCGTCTCGGCATCAAGGGCAGCGTCCATCTGGGGCGCGCCACCCGCTACTGGATCCTCGGCATGACCCTGGTCGGCTCGGCGCTGACCGGCACGGTGCTCTGGGAGTTGATCAACCCGGTCTCGATGCTGCATCGCGGCCTGATCTTCGGCCTCGGCGCGGCCTGGATGGTGGTGCTGAGCGTCTTCCTGTTCGATCTCTTCGTGATGAGCCGCGGCTGGTGCGGCCATCTCTGCCCGGTCGGCGCCTTCTACAGCCTGCTCGGCCGCTGGAGCCCGCTGCGTGTCGCGGCGCCGGCCCGCGCCGCCTGCAACGACTGCATGGACTGCTTCGAGGTCTGCCCCGAGCCGCAGGTCATCCGGCCGGCCCTCAAGGGCGAGGACAAAGGCGTCGGGCCTGTCATCCTGGCCGCCAACTGCACTAATTGCGGGCGCTGCATCGATGTCTGTTCGAAGGAGGTCTTCACTTTTGGCCTGCGCTTCCACAACCCGCCTTCGACTCGCCTGCCACAATGA
- the rpoH gene encoding RNA polymerase sigma factor RpoH, giving the protein MTHALAYPIPSAVGNIDAYIQAANRYPILSESEEIRLAERFHNEGDVEAARQLVLSHLRLVISIARGYLGYGLPHADLIQEGNIGLMKAVKRFDPARGVRLVSFAMHWIKAEIHEYILKNWRLVKVATTKAQRKLFFNLRSLKNDYEGVDTLSGTQSAEVAARLGVKQAEVIEMETRLTGRDLALEGNPDDGDEAFAPIDYLADSRYEPTRVIESKAVARLADEGLQEALATLDPRSRRIIETRWLHDGEAATLHELADEFSVSAERIRQIEVKALQKMRGVLAPA; this is encoded by the coding sequence ATGACCCACGCCCTGGCTTACCCCATCCCCTCGGCCGTCGGTAACATCGATGCCTACATCCAGGCAGCGAACCGTTATCCGATCCTGTCCGAGAGTGAGGAAATCCGGCTGGCCGAGCGTTTCCACAACGAAGGCGATGTGGAAGCGGCGCGTCAGCTCGTCCTTTCGCACCTGCGCCTGGTGATCTCGATCGCCCGCGGTTACCTCGGTTACGGCCTGCCGCATGCCGATCTGATCCAGGAAGGCAACATCGGCCTGATGAAGGCGGTGAAGCGTTTCGACCCGGCGCGCGGCGTGCGTCTGGTTTCCTTCGCCATGCACTGGATCAAGGCCGAGATTCACGAATACATCCTGAAGAACTGGCGGCTGGTCAAGGTCGCGACGACCAAGGCCCAGCGCAAGCTGTTCTTCAACCTGCGCAGCCTGAAGAACGATTACGAAGGCGTCGATACGCTGTCCGGCACGCAGTCGGCCGAAGTCGCAGCCCGCCTCGGCGTCAAGCAGGCTGAAGTGATCGAGATGGAAACCCGCCTGACCGGTCGCGATCTGGCGCTCGAAGGCAACCCGGACGATGGCGACGAGGCCTTTGCGCCGATCGATTACCTGGCCGATTCGCGTTACGAGCCGACCCGCGTCATCGAAAGCAAGGCGGTTGCCCGCCTGGCCGACGAAGGTCTGCAGGAAGCGCTGGCCACGCTCGACCCGCGCAGTCGCCGGATCATCGAAACGCGCTGGCTGCACGATGGCGAAGCCGCCACCCTGCATGAACTGGCCGACGAGTTCAGCGTCTCAGCCGAGCGCATCCGGCAGATCGAGGTCAAGGCGCTGCAAAAGATGCGCGGCGTGCTGGCGCCGGCCTGA
- the napG gene encoding ferredoxin-type protein NapG gives MKPSDSSPGKSGAARRQFLFDSARMACGVGMLGLGLGLYAKQSKALPALALRPPGALPEDEFLGACIRCGLCVRDCPYDTLSLAKPETPVATGTPYFTARAIPCEMCEDIPCIKACPTGALDHALTDINQSKMGVAVLIDHETCLNFLGLRCDVCYRVCPVIDKAITLDMQPNQRTGRHAMFLPTVHSEHCTGCGKCEKSCVLEEAAIRVLPPKLAKGELGKHYRIGWDEQKKAGHSLIDESKMMDLPDRMPEGASLPGHYDPASGNTAPARGLPGSEAGAIPSLPPGLGGKP, from the coding sequence ATGAAACCTTCAGACAGTTCCCCGGGCAAGTCCGGCGCCGCCCGCCGCCAATTCCTTTTCGACTCGGCCCGCATGGCTTGCGGTGTCGGTATGCTCGGCCTTGGCCTCGGGCTCTACGCCAAACAGTCGAAAGCCTTGCCCGCCCTCGCCCTGCGCCCGCCCGGCGCGCTCCCCGAGGACGAATTCCTCGGCGCCTGCATCCGCTGCGGGTTGTGCGTTCGCGACTGCCCCTACGACACCCTGTCGCTGGCCAAGCCGGAAACCCCGGTCGCCACCGGCACACCCTACTTTACGGCGCGCGCCATCCCCTGCGAGATGTGCGAGGACATCCCGTGCATCAAGGCCTGCCCGACCGGAGCCCTGGATCACGCACTGACCGACATCAACCAGTCGAAGATGGGCGTCGCGGTACTCATCGACCACGAGACTTGCCTCAATTTCCTCGGCCTGCGCTGCGACGTCTGCTATCGCGTCTGCCCGGTGATTGACAAGGCGATCACCCTCGACATGCAGCCCAACCAACGCACCGGGCGGCACGCCATGTTCCTGCCGACCGTGCATTCCGAGCATTGCACCGGCTGCGGCAAGTGCGAGAAATCCTGCGTGCTCGAAGAAGCAGCCATTCGCGTCCTGCCGCCCAAGCTGGCCAAGGGCGAGCTCGGCAAGCACTACCGCATCGGCTGGGACGAGCAGAAGAAGGCTGGCCACTCGCTGATCGACGAATCGAAGATGATGGATCTCCCCGACCGCATGCCCGAAGGGGCCAGCCTGCCCGGCCACTATGACCCGGCCAGCGGCAACACCGCGCCAGCCCGCGGCCTGCCCGGCAGCGAGGCGGGGGCCATTCCCAGCCTGCCGCCCGGCCTCGGAGGCAAGCCATGA
- a CDS encoding PAS domain S-box protein, whose product MTSSPHVRRASGPRSAWVRFVLPLLALSLLLGLIGAVGYAYLSEEVRRETHRTLTVIAEQKRQHLENSLAETRIDAELYFSGHSPMAALFRQWLDGERRETALLERMRQRMEEVVHGRAWAGLAVTDATGRSAFVVGDADIGAHAALAREIIQRPRTEFVELHINAHGKPQYGLLVPIGGSGEIPLGVALLTFSADQSLFPLVESWPVPTRSAETYLVRRDGDDVRFLTPLRFQPDTAQALIRPLNSPEMPAARAARGERGILAGGRDYRGIPVLAYVAAVAGTSWLMIAEIDEAEAYAGIQTIAWATGLVIGLGCLLVYSAGYQLWRRDRQGMELRALQAQQAAEARFRVVFEQAPLGVALFDAKSGRISEANQRFSDIVGLPADKLAGLDPMGITHPDDIQESTTKLAQLKAREISGYHLAKRYLRPDGSEVWISATCAPVTVDGEESPRYLAIVEDITARRQIEERLRISEERHRLLADNAIDVILTMDLDGRFSYVSPSVEKLRGFTAEEAMQQSLAEALTPDSLVIAEGYFAQLRTCAKAGRRLPSFRTELEHRCKDGSAVWTEVSASPLLSTEGQLVEILGVVRDISERKRYEQELRQVYEAAEAANAAKSEFLAHMSHEIRTPMNAVLGLAQVLEREPLAANQREMVERIRTAGQSLLAILNDILDLSKIEAGQLRIEPRPFQLGTLLANLDSLMGQAARGKGVALRTEAPLPSIGPLLGDGLRLEQVLFNLAGNAIKFTERGEVAVIVKLVDSTETSLRLRFEVCDTGCGIEPEALARLFTPFTQADAGIARRFGGTGLGLSISKRLVELMGGGIGAESRVGLGSTFWFELPFARAGEMETVVASSPPAGPRLAGAHVLVVDDSAMNRDLVQRALLLEGATATLAADGQQAVLLLKARPEAFDAVLMDVQMPVMDGLTATRTIRGELGLANLPIIAFTAGVRDEQQKAARGAGANDVLAKPMDLDQMAVLLMNWVKPCFAEDAAPSLHKGIASESAPQITGISDEFPDIAGIDRERAVKRLGGDREMFLSLLQMFCDDNGDAADRAGRELLDGDSEAAARRMHTLGSNAGFICALGLMESAKRLETAIEQDASDIHAQLSAIALEISGLVEASASWRQTAQTLY is encoded by the coding sequence ATGACCTCTTCCCCCCACGTCAGACGCGCGAGTGGCCCCCGCTCAGCGTGGGTGCGTTTCGTACTTCCCCTGCTCGCTCTTTCGCTGCTTCTCGGCCTCATCGGTGCCGTCGGCTACGCTTACTTGAGCGAAGAAGTTCGCCGCGAGACCCATCGCACCCTAACGGTAATCGCCGAGCAGAAAAGGCAACACCTCGAGAACTCGCTGGCCGAGACCCGGATTGATGCGGAATTGTATTTTTCCGGCCACTCACCGATGGCAGCGCTCTTCCGGCAATGGCTCGATGGCGAACGACGCGAGACGGCGCTGCTCGAACGGATGCGGCAGCGCATGGAAGAGGTCGTCCACGGGCGGGCCTGGGCGGGGCTTGCGGTCACCGACGCTACAGGCCGCTCGGCCTTCGTCGTCGGCGATGCCGACATCGGTGCCCATGCCGCCTTGGCCAGGGAAATTATCCAGCGGCCGCGCACCGAATTTGTCGAACTCCACATCAATGCCCATGGCAAACCACAATACGGTCTACTGGTGCCAATCGGCGGCTCGGGAGAGATTCCGCTCGGCGTGGCCCTATTGACCTTCAGCGCCGACCAATCCCTGTTTCCTCTGGTCGAATCTTGGCCGGTCCCGACCCGGAGCGCTGAGACTTACCTGGTCCGGCGGGACGGTGACGATGTTCGCTTTCTGACGCCCCTGCGCTTCCAGCCGGATACGGCACAGGCCTTGATCCGCCCCTTGAATTCACCCGAAATGCCCGCCGCCAGGGCTGCACGCGGCGAACGCGGCATTCTCGCGGGCGGCCGCGATTACCGCGGCATTCCCGTACTGGCCTACGTCGCGGCGGTCGCCGGCACCTCGTGGCTGATGATCGCCGAAATCGACGAGGCCGAGGCCTATGCCGGTATCCAGACGATTGCCTGGGCCACCGGCCTGGTCATCGGGCTCGGATGCCTGCTCGTGTACTCCGCCGGCTACCAGTTGTGGCGCCGCGACCGGCAAGGCATGGAACTGCGAGCGCTTCAGGCCCAACAGGCGGCCGAGGCGCGCTTCCGCGTCGTCTTCGAGCAAGCGCCGCTCGGCGTGGCCTTGTTCGATGCCAAGAGCGGTCGAATCAGCGAAGCCAATCAACGATTCTCGGACATCGTCGGCCTGCCGGCCGACAAACTGGCCGGGCTCGACCCGATGGGCATCACGCATCCGGACGATATTCAGGAAAGCACCACGAAGCTCGCGCAACTCAAGGCGCGTGAAATCTCCGGCTATCACCTTGCCAAACGCTACCTTCGCCCGGATGGCAGCGAGGTGTGGATCAGTGCGACCTGCGCGCCGGTCACGGTGGACGGCGAGGAGTCGCCCCGCTATCTGGCCATTGTCGAAGACATCACGGCCCGCCGGCAGATCGAGGAGCGCCTGCGGATCAGCGAGGAGCGGCACCGCCTGCTCGCCGACAATGCCATCGACGTGATCCTGACGATGGATCTGGACGGGCGCTTTTCCTATGTCAGCCCGTCCGTTGAAAAGCTGCGGGGCTTCACGGCCGAAGAAGCGATGCAGCAATCCTTGGCCGAGGCCCTGACGCCCGACTCGCTGGTCATCGCCGAAGGCTATTTCGCCCAATTGCGCACCTGTGCGAAGGCCGGACGGCGGCTGCCATCGTTTAGAACCGAGCTTGAGCATCGTTGCAAGGACGGATCAGCCGTTTGGACCGAAGTCTCCGCCAGCCCACTGCTCAGCACGGAAGGCCAGCTCGTTGAAATTCTCGGCGTCGTCCGCGACATCAGCGAGCGTAAGCGCTACGAGCAGGAGCTACGGCAGGTTTACGAGGCGGCCGAGGCGGCGAACGCTGCCAAGAGCGAATTTCTGGCCCACATGAGCCATGAGATCCGGACACCGATGAATGCCGTGCTCGGCCTGGCGCAGGTCCTCGAGCGCGAACCACTCGCCGCCAATCAGCGCGAGATGGTCGAGCGCATCCGAACCGCCGGCCAATCGCTGCTCGCCATTCTCAATGACATCCTGGACTTGTCGAAGATCGAAGCCGGTCAGCTACGCATCGAGCCGCGGCCATTCCAACTAGGCACGCTTCTGGCCAATCTTGATAGCCTGATGGGCCAGGCCGCACGCGGCAAAGGGGTGGCCCTACGCACCGAGGCACCATTGCCCTCGATCGGGCCTCTGCTGGGCGATGGACTGCGCCTGGAACAGGTGTTATTCAACCTGGCCGGCAATGCCATCAAATTCACCGAACGGGGCGAGGTAGCGGTCATCGTCAAGCTCGTCGACAGCACGGAAACCTCCCTGCGACTGCGCTTCGAGGTCTGCGACACCGGTTGCGGCATCGAGCCCGAGGCGCTGGCCCGACTGTTTACCCCCTTCACCCAGGCCGACGCCGGGATCGCGCGTCGCTTCGGAGGCACCGGACTCGGACTCTCGATCAGCAAGCGCCTGGTCGAGCTGATGGGCGGCGGCATCGGGGCGGAAAGCCGGGTCGGTCTCGGCAGTACGTTCTGGTTCGAGCTGCCGTTCGCCAGGGCCGGCGAGATGGAGACGGTTGTCGCTTCCTCGCCGCCAGCCGGGCCGCGCCTGGCTGGTGCGCACGTGCTGGTGGTGGACGACAGCGCGATGAACCGCGACCTGGTCCAGCGCGCCCTTCTGCTCGAGGGGGCGACGGCGACGCTGGCGGCCGACGGCCAGCAGGCCGTCCTGCTGCTCAAGGCCCGGCCCGAAGCATTCGATGCGGTGCTGATGGACGTCCAGATGCCGGTGATGGATGGACTGACCGCGACCCGGACGATTCGCGGCGAACTCGGCCTGGCCAACCTGCCCATCATTGCCTTCACGGCCGGCGTCCGCGACGAACAGCAAAAGGCGGCGCGGGGGGCCGGCGCCAACGACGTGCTGGCCAAGCCCATGGACCTCGATCAGATGGCCGTTCTGCTGATGAACTGGGTAAAGCCTTGCTTCGCCGAGGATGCCGCGCCGTCCCTCCACAAAGGCATTGCGTCAGAGTCAGCCCCGCAGATTACGGGCATATCCGATGAATTCCCCGACATCGCAGGCATTGATCGCGAACGGGCAGTCAAGCGCCTGGGCGGTGATCGCGAGATGTTCCTGAGCCTGCTTCAGATGTTCTGCGATGACAACGGCGATGCGGCGGATCGGGCGGGGCGGGAACTGCTCGACGGCGACAGCGAGGCCGCTGCGCGGCGGATGCATACGCTGGGTAGCAATGCCGGATTCATCTGTGCGCTGGGCCTGATGGAATCGGCCAAGCGGCTTGAGACGGCTATCGAGCAGGATGCATCGGATATCCATGCGCAACTGTCGGCAATCGCCCTGGAGATCAGCGGACTCGTCGAAGCCAGCGCCTCATGGCGCCAAACTGCCCAGACGTTGTACTAA
- a CDS encoding response regulator transcription factor codes for MTTILIVDDHMIIRRGLRQILSESPAIGAIHEAEDGPAALRILRSTAVDVVLLDIALGERDGLDVLKTLHGEFPRLGVIMLSVYPENQFALRAIRGGAHAYLNKGCSPDILFAAIAKVAGGGLYVTPVLAELLAQNVRGGPGDEKPPHEALSNREFQVLQMLAQGRSSVQIAQQLSLSANTISTYRARIFEKLGLHNPADLFAYAARHRLISV; via the coding sequence ATGACCACGATCCTCATCGTCGACGACCACATGATCATTCGCCGCGGCCTGCGGCAGATCCTTTCCGAATCGCCGGCCATCGGCGCCATCCACGAAGCCGAAGACGGCCCGGCGGCCTTGCGCATCCTGCGCTCGACGGCGGTCGATGTCGTGCTGCTCGACATCGCGCTCGGCGAGCGCGACGGGCTGGACGTCCTGAAGACCCTGCACGGCGAGTTCCCGCGCCTCGGAGTCATCATGCTGTCGGTGTACCCGGAAAACCAGTTCGCCCTGCGCGCCATCCGGGGCGGTGCCCACGCCTACCTGAACAAGGGGTGCAGCCCGGACATCCTGTTCGCCGCTATCGCCAAGGTAGCCGGTGGCGGGCTTTACGTGACGCCGGTGCTCGCCGAACTGCTGGCGCAGAACGTCCGCGGCGGTCCGGGCGACGAGAAGCCGCCGCACGAGGCGCTTTCCAACCGCGAATTCCAGGTCCTGCAGATGCTGGCCCAGGGCCGCAGCAGCGTGCAGATCGCCCAGCAGCTGTCACTGTCGGCCAACACCATCTCGACCTACCGCGCCCGCATTTTCGAGAAACTCGGCCTGCACAACCCGGCCGACCTCTTCGCCTACGCCGCCCGCCATCGCCTGATCAGCGTGTAG
- a CDS encoding PAS domain-containing sensor histidine kinase: protein MFADLHNLSHHAAWRRQLEMILESTGEGIYGIDLKGRCIFINEAGAALVGYTPDEVLGRSMHYLIHHSHADQTLMPVHECQIYRAFREGRGIRVDGEVLWRRDGSSFPAEYASYPIRDGETVVGAVVTFNDITERKRTARLLQEAHDQLEKRVRERTAELTAAHDGLRQSHEALRRLSAHLNTIREEERRHIARDIHDDLGASLTALQLESTWLRQRLGDDPALRDKLDGMLEISHHAMEAVRRILNDLRPGVLDHLGLWAALESLLLDFQKRSGLRCSFDCTPEVERCRLGRDAEIALYRIAQEVLTNVSRHAMASRVEFEARAEHRDLLLTVTDDGQGMRVPGQPTSFGLLGMRERTLALGGSLNIVSSPGAGTRVVLRLPGVFA from the coding sequence ATGTTCGCCGATCTGCACAACCTTTCGCATCACGCGGCCTGGCGTCGTCAATTGGAGATGATCCTCGAGTCGACTGGCGAAGGCATCTACGGTATTGACTTGAAGGGGCGCTGCATCTTTATCAACGAAGCCGGTGCCGCGCTGGTCGGTTACACGCCGGACGAGGTGCTCGGGCGCTCGATGCACTACCTGATCCACCACTCGCATGCTGACCAAACGCTGATGCCGGTGCACGAATGCCAGATCTACCGGGCCTTTCGCGAAGGCCGGGGCATCCGGGTCGATGGCGAGGTGCTGTGGCGGCGTGATGGCAGCAGCTTCCCTGCTGAATACGCCTCCTACCCGATTCGCGACGGCGAAACGGTGGTCGGTGCCGTCGTCACTTTCAACGACATCACCGAACGCAAGCGCACCGCAAGGCTGTTGCAGGAAGCCCACGACCAGCTGGAAAAAAGAGTCCGCGAACGCACCGCCGAGCTGACCGCCGCCCATGACGGCTTGCGCCAGTCGCACGAAGCGCTGCGCCGCCTGTCGGCCCACCTGAATACCATCCGTGAAGAGGAGCGCCGGCACATCGCCCGCGATATTCACGACGACCTCGGGGCCTCGCTGACCGCCCTGCAACTGGAATCGACCTGGTTGCGGCAGCGCCTGGGCGATGACCCTGCCCTGCGCGACAAGCTGGACGGCATGCTCGAGATCAGCCACCACGCAATGGAGGCCGTGCGCCGCATCCTGAACGATCTGCGCCCGGGCGTTCTCGACCATCTCGGGCTGTGGGCGGCGCTGGAAAGCCTGCTGCTCGATTTCCAGAAGCGCAGCGGCCTGCGCTGCAGCTTCGACTGCACCCCGGAAGTCGAACGTTGCCGCCTCGGACGCGATGCCGAGATCGCGCTCTATCGCATCGCCCAGGAGGTGCTGACCAACGTCAGCCGCCATGCCATGGCCAGCCGGGTCGAGTTCGAGGCCCGTGCCGAGCATCGCGATCTGCTGCTCACCGTTACCGACGATGGCCAGGGCATGCGGGTCCCCGGCCAGCCGACTTCCTTCGGCCTGCTCGGCATGCGCGAACGGACGCTGGCCCTGGGCGGCAGCCTGAACATCGTCAGCAGCCCCGGCGCCGGCACCCGCGTCGTGCTGCGCCTGCCGGGCGTCTTCGCCTGA